A stretch of Pogoniulus pusillus isolate bPogPus1 chromosome 25, bPogPus1.pri, whole genome shotgun sequence DNA encodes these proteins:
- the NENF gene encoding neudesin yields the protein MAGSCAWVLLQAALLAAAERELHLRPPAEAPVRLFTEPELARYDGQKEGQPIYLAVKGVVFDVTSGKEFYGKGAPYNALVGKDSTRGVAKMSLDPADLTHDITGLTEEELKSLDDTFNNVYKAKYPIVGYTSRRILNEDGSPNLDFKPEDQPHFSIKDEF from the exons ATGGCgggcagctgtgcgtgggtgctgctgcaggctgccctgctAGCCGCGGCCGAGCGGGAGCTGCACCTCAGGCCGCCCGCCGAGGCCCCCGTGCGGCTCTTCACCGAGCCAGAGCTCGCCAGATACGATGGGCAGAAG GAAGGACAGCCCATTTACCTGGCAGTGAAGGGAGTAGTATTTGATGTCACTTCTGGGAAAG AATTTTATGGAAAAGGAGCCCCATACAATgccttggttggaaaagactcaaCAAGGGGAGTTGCAAAGATGTCTCTGGATCCAGCAGATCTTACTCATGACATA ACAGGACTCACAGAAGAGGAACTGAAGTCCTTGGATGATACCTTCAATAATGTTTATAAGGCCAAATATCCAATTGTCGGCTATACTTCACGACGAATTCTGAATGAGGATGGCAGTCCCAATCTAGACTTTAAACCCGAAGATCAGCCACATTTCAGCATTAAAGATGAGTTTTAA